A part of Myxococcus landrumus genomic DNA contains:
- a CDS encoding SWIM zinc finger family protein yields MTALSHTYQYGAPSELVTDGRGQALRLMTSGGGTPRPFFFEGRLLQPRPTALALRALSRVVGTRFHIPPAMLHRILMAADPVVTCGRGMLRFEGFSGCASTYARVDLTPSAYEGDVASFGTTNVDFNAPMRAALATVRTDEPLALSVGHAEVVLERGESRVVERKVPLPLRWLKGFAEVQAYLARLEPFAELSATEALRFLRGLPRARTDKRPHFLVPQGRSVRLSATPSAGAMRLTGMERLRVLEDLAPFAKGLVLHADPRGQASAFVMDLGSQRFTLALSSEVWRGFSGEGQTLTALAQRPAVDQLLSSLRAELHWESVLETASLAGKLSSSEDLVWHGLQVLGVRGLVGFDSQARAFFHRELPFDFEQVEALAPRLADARALLEAGALEADATAPGAYWVRSTSATYHVRLDEGCSPVSCGCTWFAKHGLERGPCKHLLAAHLHATLAEDPDTP; encoded by the coding sequence ATGACAGCGCTGAGCCACACCTATCAGTACGGCGCTCCTTCGGAGCTGGTGACGGACGGACGAGGCCAGGCGCTGCGCCTCATGACGTCCGGCGGAGGAACACCACGGCCCTTCTTCTTCGAGGGCAGGCTGCTCCAGCCCCGTCCCACCGCGCTGGCCTTGCGCGCCCTGTCCCGCGTCGTGGGGACCCGCTTCCACATTCCCCCCGCCATGCTCCATCGCATCCTGATGGCGGCGGACCCCGTGGTGACGTGCGGGCGCGGCATGCTTCGCTTCGAGGGCTTCTCCGGCTGCGCCAGCACCTACGCCCGCGTGGACCTCACGCCCTCGGCGTACGAGGGAGACGTCGCGTCCTTCGGCACCACCAACGTGGACTTCAACGCCCCCATGCGCGCCGCGCTCGCCACGGTGCGCACGGATGAGCCGCTCGCGCTGTCCGTGGGACACGCGGAGGTCGTGCTCGAGCGCGGGGAGTCTCGCGTCGTCGAGCGCAAGGTGCCGCTGCCGCTGCGGTGGCTGAAGGGCTTCGCCGAAGTGCAGGCCTACCTCGCCCGACTGGAACCCTTCGCGGAGCTGTCCGCGACCGAGGCCCTCCGCTTCCTGCGCGGCCTGCCCCGCGCACGCACCGACAAGCGGCCCCACTTCCTGGTGCCACAGGGGCGCTCGGTGCGGCTGAGCGCCACGCCCTCCGCCGGTGCGATGCGGCTGACGGGCATGGAGCGGCTTCGCGTGCTGGAGGACCTGGCGCCGTTCGCGAAGGGGCTCGTCCTGCACGCGGACCCTCGCGGACAGGCCAGCGCCTTCGTCATGGACCTGGGCAGCCAACGCTTCACGCTCGCGCTCTCCAGCGAGGTGTGGCGCGGCTTCTCCGGTGAAGGGCAGACGCTGACGGCCCTGGCCCAGCGCCCCGCGGTGGACCAGCTCCTCTCCTCGCTGCGCGCCGAGCTGCACTGGGAGTCCGTCCTGGAGACCGCCTCGCTCGCGGGCAAGCTGTCCTCGAGCGAGGACCTCGTGTGGCATGGGCTCCAGGTGCTCGGTGTCCGAGGACTGGTGGGCTTCGACTCGCAGGCCCGCGCCTTCTTCCACCGCGAGCTGCCCTTCGACTTCGAGCAGGTGGAGGCGCTCGCGCCACGGCTCGCGGATGCCCGCGCGCTCCTGGAGGCCGGAGCGCTGGAGGCCGACGCGACAGCCCCCGGTGCGTACTGGGTACGCAGCACGAGCGCCACGTACCATGTGCGGCTGGACGAGG
- a CDS encoding hemopexin repeat-containing protein: MSLTLTGAGLGGCGPAEVPTSPSEASSTGTPVSRKDELYPSSQAIWRTLGIPVCWENPTAENASGRAWTQDQVEKTWESATYVDFTGWGACTPGADGIHIQVADTPEPPHTEVLGRGLNGVTNGIVLNFTFENWSPSCQGTQESCVRAAAAHAFGHALGLAHEQNRPDRPATCTDAPQGPNGDILVGPFDEGSIMSACGPTWNNGGELSAGDINGIRQFYGSPTFASLTRDAITWPNGKIYFFNGNEYARYDVATEKVDSGYPMPIVDGFAGWPATWTGVDTMVHWPDEKAYFFRGSEYLLYDVAADRVAPGYPRPIAGNWPGWPATWTGVDAAVRWPNGKVYFFRGSEYLRYDVAADKVDPGYPLPISARWPGLWTSGIEYTLSDDNGKVYFFKGREFLRYDVVTLSVDPGYPMPIVGNWVGIPF; encoded by the coding sequence ATGTCCCTGACACTCACAGGCGCCGGGCTGGGAGGGTGCGGACCTGCCGAAGTGCCCACTTCGCCATCCGAAGCATCCAGTACGGGCACGCCAGTCTCCCGCAAGGATGAGCTGTATCCCAGCTCGCAGGCCATCTGGCGCACGCTCGGCATCCCCGTCTGCTGGGAGAATCCCACGGCGGAAAATGCCTCGGGCCGGGCATGGACACAGGACCAGGTCGAGAAGACCTGGGAGAGTGCCACCTACGTGGACTTCACCGGTTGGGGCGCCTGCACCCCCGGCGCTGACGGCATCCACATCCAGGTGGCGGATACGCCCGAACCACCTCACACCGAGGTGCTCGGCCGGGGCCTGAACGGCGTGACGAACGGCATCGTTCTCAACTTCACCTTCGAGAACTGGAGTCCGTCTTGCCAGGGCACCCAGGAGTCCTGCGTGCGGGCCGCCGCGGCCCACGCGTTCGGCCACGCGTTGGGCCTCGCTCACGAGCAGAACCGCCCGGACCGTCCGGCCACCTGCACGGATGCGCCGCAGGGCCCCAACGGTGACATCCTGGTCGGGCCCTTCGACGAGGGCTCCATCATGTCCGCCTGCGGCCCCACGTGGAACAACGGCGGTGAGCTGAGCGCCGGTGACATCAATGGCATCCGTCAGTTTTATGGCTCGCCCACGTTTGCCAGCCTGACTCGGGATGCCATCACCTGGCCCAATGGGAAGATCTACTTCTTCAATGGCAACGAGTACGCCCGCTACGATGTCGCAACCGAGAAGGTAGACTCGGGCTACCCCATGCCCATCGTCGACGGCTTTGCCGGCTGGCCCGCCACCTGGACAGGCGTGGACACGATGGTGCACTGGCCCGACGAGAAGGCCTATTTCTTCAGGGGCAGTGAGTATCTCCTCTACGACGTCGCCGCCGACAGAGTGGCGCCGGGCTACCCCAGGCCCATCGCAGGAAACTGGCCGGGCTGGCCCGCCACCTGGACGGGAGTGGACGCAGCGGTCCGCTGGCCCAACGGCAAGGTCTACTTCTTCAGAGGCAGCGAGTACCTCCGCTACGATGTCGCCGCCGATAAAGTGGATCCGGGCTACCCCTTGCCCATCTCCGCAAGATGGCCGGGCCTGTGGACGAGTGGAATCGAGTACACACTGTCCGACGACAACGGGAAGGTCTACTTCTTCAAGGGCCGCGAGTTCCTTCGCTACGACGTCGTGACCCTCAGCGTGGATCCAGGCTACCCCATGCCCATCGTGGGCAACTGGGTAGGCATTCCCTTCTAG